The following coding sequences lie in one Mycobacterium gordonae genomic window:
- a CDS encoding glycoside hydrolase family 16 protein, with product MLEFDRRRMLVMTGLMTGAAAIGAVSLPSAGAAPSGAAGPYLFHDEFDGPAGSAPDPAKWTVSKARETIKDPTYWELPEHVGQYRDDRQNVFIDGNSNLVIRAAKDGPTYYGGKVFSPWQGGIGHTWEARIKFDCLTPGAWPAFWLSSDAQGEIDIVEWYGNGSWPSATTVHAKANGSEWKTHNIALDSAWHTWRVQWDDAGMRFWQDYTDGAQPYFTVAANSLPDWPFNNPGYQVFPILNLAVAGSGGGDPGPGHYPAQMLVDYVRVW from the coding sequence ATGCTCGAATTTGATCGCCGCCGCATGCTTGTGATGACGGGCCTGATGACCGGTGCGGCCGCCATCGGTGCAGTCTCCCTTCCATCGGCCGGTGCGGCTCCGAGCGGCGCGGCAGGTCCCTACCTGTTCCACGACGAGTTCGACGGGCCGGCAGGCTCCGCCCCCGACCCGGCGAAATGGACGGTGTCGAAGGCGCGCGAGACGATCAAGGACCCGACCTATTGGGAGCTCCCGGAGCACGTCGGGCAATACCGCGACGACCGGCAGAACGTCTTCATCGACGGGAACTCCAACCTCGTCATCCGCGCCGCCAAAGACGGCCCTACTTACTACGGCGGCAAGGTTTTCAGTCCCTGGCAAGGTGGCATCGGCCACACCTGGGAAGCCCGCATCAAGTTTGATTGCCTCACCCCGGGTGCTTGGCCCGCGTTCTGGTTGTCCAGTGACGCACAGGGCGAAATCGACATCGTCGAGTGGTACGGCAATGGCAGCTGGCCGTCCGCGACTACCGTCCATGCGAAGGCCAACGGCTCGGAGTGGAAGACGCACAACATCGCCCTGGACAGCGCATGGCACACCTGGCGGGTGCAGTGGGATGACGCCGGAATGCGTTTCTGGCAGGACTACACCGACGGCGCGCAACCGTACTTCACCGTTGCGGCCAACTCGCTACCGGACTGGCCGTTCAATAACCCCGGTTACCAGGTGTTCCCCATTCTCAACCTGGCGGTCGCCGGTTCCGGCGGCGGTGACCCGGGACCGGGCCACTATCCCGCGCAGATGCTCGTCGACTACGTGCGGGTCTGGTAA